In the genome of Petrotoga sp. 9PW.55.5.1, one region contains:
- a CDS encoding MFS transporter — protein sequence MSKSTGGLHLLIKNRNFLLLFFGRLVSSVGSAIFIIAILWSAAAEIGGVGAVSTVLSTIAVTNIIFSPFAGVWADRWKKKNILVITDLISGGILILLGIFFGTYFYQIWVLIITIFGLQICGTLFGPALLSLIPIMVNDDELSQANAMISMTDRLSQLIGMAIGGVIVSLVGIKWAILIDGLTFIFSAVSEMFIKAEEKGRKKEEARKTGLIFSDIGEGFKVIWTDVQLKGLITLETLDDFFGTTIFVFLPVLASEILKVGPGEYGIMQTMLGAGSFITALVLSSIKEIKMKYVALMLSSVLAGVFLSSLGLVNSYIYVLIALLLLGVMTEIGNINENLLIQRITPKNTRGRVFALRSTIDNSLRPFSYAFAGIMAAFFSLKSLFFVFGIITSILGIFYLLIPYQLKKRNVF from the coding sequence ATGTCAAAATCAACTGGAGGGTTACATCTTTTAATAAAAAACCGTAATTTTCTACTTTTGTTCTTCGGTAGACTAGTATCCAGCGTCGGATCTGCTATTTTTATTATAGCTATTCTTTGGTCAGCTGCAGCTGAGATAGGCGGGGTAGGTGCAGTTAGTACTGTTTTAAGTACTATAGCTGTTACGAATATTATTTTTTCTCCTTTTGCAGGTGTTTGGGCAGATAGATGGAAAAAGAAAAATATTCTTGTGATAACAGATTTAATAAGTGGTGGAATCCTTATTTTACTCGGTATTTTCTTTGGAACATATTTCTATCAAATTTGGGTATTGATAATAACCATTTTTGGATTACAGATCTGTGGTACTTTATTTGGTCCTGCTTTGTTGTCGTTAATCCCGATTATGGTAAACGATGATGAGCTTTCTCAAGCTAACGCCATGATTTCAATGACAGATAGACTTTCTCAACTTATTGGGATGGCAATCGGTGGCGTGATTGTGTCTTTAGTGGGAATAAAATGGGCAATTTTAATCGATGGGTTGACTTTTATTTTCTCGGCAGTTTCTGAAATGTTCATTAAAGCAGAAGAAAAAGGCAGAAAAAAAGAGGAAGCTAGGAAAACTGGTTTGATTTTTTCAGATATAGGAGAAGGTTTCAAAGTGATATGGACCGATGTTCAGCTTAAAGGGTTAATAACCTTAGAGACTTTAGATGATTTTTTTGGAACCACTATATTCGTTTTCCTACCTGTATTGGCTAGTGAGATACTGAAAGTAGGTCCTGGTGAATATGGAATTATGCAAACAATGTTGGGAGCAGGCTCTTTTATAACCGCCCTTGTTCTATCATCCATTAAAGAGATAAAAATGAAGTACGTAGCACTAATGTTATCCTCCGTTTTGGCGGGAGTATTCTTGTCTTCTCTTGGTTTAGTAAACAGTTACATATACGTGTTGATTGCGTTGTTGCTGTTAGGTGTTATGACTGAAATAGGAAACATTAATGAAAATCTTTTGATTCAAAGAATTACCCCTAAAAACACAAGGGGACGGGTTTTTGCGTTGCGATCAACGATAGATAATTCGCTGAGACCTTTTTCTTATGCTTTTGCAGGGATAATGGCAGCATTTTTTTCATTGAAAAGTTTGTTCTTTGTCTTCGGTATAATAACTAG